A single window of Aspergillus flavus chromosome 4, complete sequence DNA harbors:
- a CDS encoding S-adenosyl-L-methionine-dependent methyltransferase, translating into MSKEETIEAKARALHEHIFSKPEDTYAGKPWDVVKAINDFADESRMMTFKNAKIEASRQQIAKIQPAPKTFIEFGGYVGASAIAWGAILRELNNTDSAVDVNVYTFELSPVNAGIARDLIRLAGLENTVHVLEGPAADSLKRLFEEGKLKEAGVDVAFFDHWEQFYLPDLQLCEDLGLFRKGSKVIADNTDFPGAPAYLEYVKSGGRQGGSYRYETESIETASNCGPSIVEVSTVINAQ; encoded by the exons ATGTCCAAGGAAGAA ACCATCGAAGCCAAGGCCAGGGCTCTCCATGAGCACATCTTCTCTAAGCCAGAGGATACTTATGCCGGCAAGCCCTGGGATGTGGTGAAAGCTATCAACGACTTTGCGGACGAAAGCCGCATGATGACCTTCAAGAATGCCAAGATCGAAGCTTCCAGGCAGCAAATAGCAAAGATCCAGCCAGCCCCTAAGACCTTTATCGAATTTGGTGGATATGTTGGGGCCTCAGCCATCGCCTGGGGTGCTATTCTGCGTGAACTCAACAATACAGATAGTGCAGTTGACGTCAATGTATACACATTTGAGCTGAGCCCGGTCAACGCTGGTATTGCACGGGATCTCATTCGGCTAGCCGGCTTGGAGAACACCGTGCATGTTCTCGAAGGACCAGCTGCAGACTCGCTGAAGCGGTTATTCGAAGAGGGGAAGTTGAAGGAGGCGGGCGTGGATGTAGCCTTTTTCGACCACTGGGAGCAGTTCTACCTCCCGGATCTGCAGCTTTGCGAGGATCTAGGCTTGTTCAGGAAGGGCTCCAAAGTCATTGCTGATAACACGGATTTCCCGGGTGCACCTGCCTACCTTGAGTATGTGAAATCTGGTGGGCGGCAAGGCGGGTCTTATCGTTATGAGACTGAGTCTATTGAGACTGCCTCGAACTGTGGTCCT AGCATCGTCGAGGTTAGCACTGTTATTAATGCTCAGTGA
- a CDS encoding enoyl-CoA hydratase/isomerase family protein, producing the protein MTTLFTVPISSTGGSFVCSNPTASEKEKNIYLLTFTSPKDNRLTPTFIDAFILALDIIEHRYPKGVVITTSGIPKFYSNGLDLELALSTEGFLDKWLWKLFRRFLTFPMPTICLLNGHAFAGGLMLAMYHDYRIQNPSKGLLCINELEFGVPLQSPMMSIFREKLTPSSFRDLILEAKRFGGPESVKAGLVDGVGGLEEVLTLIRERGLQKKAATGIYGTMKEEMYRHSLDILDGHTANLAWREQLEDKKDQAQRDGLKAVEAFEKQRNAKL; encoded by the exons ATGACGACCCTTTTTACTGTTCCAATTTCCTCTACTGGCGGAAGCTTCGTCTGCTCCAACCCCACAGCCtcggagaaggagaagaatattTACCTACTCACATTTACATCCCCGAAGGATAACAGACTTACCCCGACATTCATAGATGCCTTTATACTTGCATTGGATATTATCGAGCACAGATACCCCAAGGGAGTGGTGATTACCACCAGTGGCATTCCCAAGTTCTATAGCAATGGATTAGATCTCGAGCTTGCTCTCAGCACGGAGGGCTTCTTGGACAAGTGGTTGTGGAAACTGTTCCGCCGATTCCTGAC ATTTCCCATGCCTACTATTTGCCTCTTGAACGGACACGCTTTTGCTGGCGGCCTCATGCTGGCCATGTATCATGACTATCGAATCCAGAACCCCTCCAAGGGCCTTCTCTGCATCAACGAATTGGAATTTGGAGTCCCGCTCCAATCGCCCATGATGAGCATCTTCCGAGAGAAGTTGACGCCCTCTTCTTTTCGGGACCTTATCCTCGAAGCTAAACGGTTTGGAGGTCCTGAGTCCGTCAAGGCCGGTCTTGTAGATGGTGTGGGCGGGCTGGAAGAGGTTTTGACGCTTATCCGGGAGCGTGGGCTGCAGAAGAAAGCGGCCACTGGTATTTATGGGACCATGAAAGAGGAAATGTACCGTCATTCGctggatatcctggatgGCCATACTGCCAATCTGGCTTGGAGGGAACAGttggaggacaagaaggaccAGGCGCAAAGGGATGGTCTGAAAGCTGTCGAGGCGTTTGAGAAGCAGAGGAATGCGAAGCTTTGA
- a CDS encoding synaptobrevin/VAMP-like protein (snare protein Snc2, putative), which produces MSEQPYDPYIPSGSTTNAPAGASAAQNGDPRTREIDKKIQETVDTMRSNIFKVSERGERLDSLQDKTDNLAVSAQGFRRGANRVRKQMWWKDMKMRVCLVICVILLLVVIIVPAVVATKH; this is translated from the exons ATGTCTGAACAACCTTACGACCCCTATATCCCTTCGGGCTCTACCACCAACGCCCCAGCTGGGGCCAGTGCCGCGCAGAATGGCGATCCCAGGACAAGGGAAATCGACAAG AAAATCCAGGAGACTGTGGATACCATGCGGTCGAATATCTTCAAGGTTTCCGAACGTGGTGAACGTCTAGACTCTTTACAAGATAAGACTGATAACCTGGCCGTATCGGCTCAGGGTTTCCGCAGGGGTGCAAACCGCGTACGGAAGCAAATGTGGTGGAAAGACATGAAGATGCGCGTATGCTTGGTGATTTGTGTCATCCTCTTGCTTGTGGTTATTATTGTGCCTGCCG TTGTCGCTACTAAGCATTAA
- a CDS encoding putative acetylglutamate kinase yields the protein MLVGKMFSLRTAVRRASTSKPLRAFSAPHAISSARLGARNSLKASAVPLLQGRHYSRATDPQLSSTRSTVVQLLSNIGSKREVQQYLSHFTSVSSQQFAVIKVGGAIITEHLQTLSSALAFLNHVGLYPIVVHGAGPQLNRMLEDAGVEPQFEDGIRVTDGKTLALARKLFLEENLKLTEELERMGVRARPLTAGVFSADYLDKEKYNLVGKINGVNKKPIESAIESGCLPILTSMAETPDGQVLNVNADVAAGELARALQPLKIVYLAEKGGLFNGDTGEKISVINLDEEYDHLMTQWWVRHGTRLKIKEMKELLSDLPRTSSVAIIHPADLQKELFTDSGAGTLIRRGNKVHIKTSISEFEDLDKLKDVLIRDREGLDARATVERYVEGLKERDFKVYFDEPMEALAVVLPPQQDASSPLAHLATFTITKSGWLTNVADNVFASIKKDFPKLVWTVKEDDENLTWFFDKADGSLSREGEVLFWYGIESGEEVKQLVQEFNQHGRQMFGDINLESRLHRAAEAATNIGKGFGASGASAEQKRAFSSTSNALRSSRFGRPSVFNRNSARAYSTTNPNPPLGEKNMSNTQPSKVALIGARGYTGQALINLLNAHPHMDLRHVSSRELAGKKLQGYDKREIIYENLSPEDVKRMSANGDVDCWVMALPNGVCKPFVEAVDQGSEKGNVIVDLSADYRFDSTWTYGLPELVSRSKIAQASRIANPGCYATAAQIAIAPLVPHLGGQPTVFGVSGYSGAGTKPSPKNDVENLTNNIIPYSLTDHIHEKEISSQLGTSIAFIPHVAVWFQGIHQTISIPLKEEMSSRDIRNIYQERYAGEKLVKIIGEPPVVKNIAGRHGVDVGGFAVHSSGKRAVVCATIDNLLKGAATQCLQNMNLALGYGEYQGIPLE from the exons ATGCTGGTTGGCAAGATGTTCTCCCTTCGCACCGCCGTGCGGAGAGCTTCAACCAGCAAGCCCCTCCGAGCCTTCTCCGCACCGCACGCCATTTCGTCCGCAAGACTAGGCGCTCGTAACTCCCTGAAGGCTTCCGCCGTTCCGTTGCTGCAGGGTCGTCATTATTCCCGCGCCACTGACCCCCAGCTTTCGTCGACCCGCTCTACGGTCGTTCAGCTGCTGAGCAACATCGGCTCGAAGCGTGAGGTTCAGCAATATCTCTCTCACTTTACGTCGGTTTCCTCCCAGCAGTTCGCTGTCATCAAGGTCGGCGGTGCCATCATCACCGAACACCTCCAGACTCTTTCCTCCGCTCTCGCTTTCCTGAACCATGTCGGACTCTACCCGATCGTCGTCCACGGTGCCGGACCTCAGCTGAATCGCATGTTGGAAGACGCCGGTGTGGAGCCGCAGTTCGAGGATGGTATCCGTGTGACTGATGGCAAGACCCTGGCTCTTGCTAGGAAGCTCTTCTTGGAGGAGAATCTGAAGCTGACCGAAGAATTGGAACGCATGGGAGTGAGAGCCCGCCCTCTCACTGCAGGTGTTTTCTCGGCCGACTACCTCGACAAGGAGAAGTATAACCTGGTTGGCAAGATCAATGGTGTCAACAAGAAGCCAATTGAGTCTGCTATCGAATCTGGCTGTCTCCCTATCCTGACCTCCATGGCCGAGACCCCAGATGGCCAGGTTCTGAATGTCAACGCCGATGTCGCTGCCGGTGAGTTGGCGCGTGCACTCCAGCCGCTCAAGATTGTCTACCTTGCTGAAAAGGGTGGTCTCTTCAACGGTGACACGGGCGAGAAGATTTCGGTAATCAACCTCGACGAGGAGTACGACCACTTGATGACCCAGTGGTGGGTGCGTCACGGCACCCGTCTGAAGATtaaggagatgaaggagctTCTCAGTGATCTTCCTCGCACCTCGAGCGTTGCCATTATTCACCCTGCCGATCTGCAGAAGGAGCTTTTCACGGACTCTGGTGCGGGTACGTTGATCCGCAGGGGCAACAAGGTGCACATCAAGACTTCTATCTCGGAGTTTGAGGACCTGGACAAGCTGAAGGATGTCTTGATTCGCGACAGGGAAGGTTTGGATGCCCGTGCTACCGTGGAGCGCTACGTGGAAGGATTGAAGGAGCGTGACTTCAAGGTGTACTTCGATGAGCCCATGGAGGCCTTGGCCGTTGTCTTGCCTCCCCAGCAGGatgcttcttctcccttggcTCACTTGGCTACTTTCACCATTACCAAGTCGGGATGGCTGACTAACGTGGCTGACAATGTTTTTGCCTCGATTAAGAAGGATTTCCCCAAGCTTGTCTGGACTGTTAAGGAGGACGATGAGAACCTGACCTGGTTCTTCGACAAGGCCGATGGAAGCCTGAGCCGTGAGGGAGAGGTTCTCTTCTGGTACGGCATTGAAAGCGGTGAAGAGGTCAAGCAGTTGGTCCAGGAGTTCAATCAACATGGCCGCCAGATGTTCGGTGACATCAACCTCGAGTCGAGGTTGCACCGCGCTGCCGAGGCCGCCACCAACATTGGTAAGGGTTTTGGTGCCAGCGGTGCTTCCGCCGAGCAGAAGCGTGCATTCTCATCCACCAGCAATGCTCTGCGGTCTTCTCGGTTTGGACGCCCTTCGGTTTTCAACAGGAACTCGGCTCGGGCTTACTCCACGACTAACCCTAACCCACCCCTTGGCGAGAAGAACATGTCTAACACCCAGCCGTCTAAGGTTGCTCTCATCGGAGCCCGTGGCTACACTGGCCAGGCCTTGATTAACCTGCTTAATGCCCACCCCCACATGGATCTGCGCCACGTTTCTTCTCGCGAGCTGGCTGGCAAGAAGTTGCAAGGTTATGATAAGAGGGAGATCATCTACGAGAACCTTAGCCCCGAGGATGTCAAGCGCATGTCTGCAAATGGCGATGTTGACTGCTGGGTTATGGCTCTGCCTAACGGTGTCTGCAAGCCGTTCGTCGAGGCTGTCGACCAAGGCTCGGAGAAGGGTAATGTTATTGTTGATTTGAGTGCCGACTACCGTTTCGATAGCACCTGGACCTACGGTCTGCCTGAGTTGGTCTCTCGTTCTAAAATCGCCCAGGCATCCAGAATTGCCAACCCTGGTTGCTACGCGACAGCGGCCCAGATTGCTATTGCTCCCCTCGTCCCTCACCTCGGTGGACAGCCTACCGTTTTCGGTGTTTCCGGGTACTCGGGTGCTGGTACCAAGCCAAGCCCTAAGAACGACGTGGAGAACCTtaccaacaacatcatccctTACAGCCTGACTGATCACATccatgagaaggagatcagCTCCCAGCTTGGCACCAGCATTGCATTCATTCCTCATGTTGCTGTTTGGTTCCAGGGTATTCAT CAAACCATCAGCATCCCTCTCAAGGAGGAAATGTCCTCCCGTGATATCCGCAACATCTACCAGGAACGTTATGCTGGTGAGAAGCTTGTGAAGATTATCGGCGAGCCCCCGGTGGTGAAGAACATTGCTGGTCGCCatggtgttgatgttggtGGATTCGCTGTTCACTCTAGTGGCAAGCGCGCAGTGGTGTGTGCTACCATTGACAACCTGCTGAAGGGCGCAGCCACCCAGTGCCTCC AAAACATGAACCTCGCTCTCGGATATGGCGAGTACCAGGGTATCCCTCTGGAGTAA
- a CDS encoding Rad21/Rec8 N terminal domain protein codes for MFYSHEMLTSPDHGVATIWLVATLGSRSISKKLNRKAILDVDVPKACHVIMDPEAPMALRLQGNLLYGVSRVYSQQCGYALTDVQAMHDKMRTLLKVLPGGGLDPTAGKSRPDQLILPYDPSFLPESDLPGMGMDLSRLCLPFDTATSQHSDLLWPNTPDLSQSALSGSPGLRFSFSFDNMILKDGGGIDSETNVPSSVQRSIDLGGLAATTFAEEGGILLQPDFEFDEDGNLIELGEAHHQTAKGRMSRRASEAPLQSEAANIGLYDPTFDYQSMPIDERIETTIKHQDGRPVHASRATRRRRSESESTDELNLITDEAVAAMPQKRRAPRLQTLDDRTALRNTDLGNMNSDYVQNMAIASKQKRQNKLPTQAKKNAIYWVFGQGIGSVGIGLGASQVPHPLQQFSGEELYAALNPTVRHKGRKRSRLPSDESEDSDVRRVRAREEYEEQVGRGGVVDGHDIWQDVEIGRHAPSVFRDDNSFSSQMPWNITASVQSSQHGSSAASGLRGVANVSDPSASRGRDTTASHLVGRGRSRNRLTSASPLAGRGFPFDAEAFDRLVLPGDDDMDVMSDFDLSQYLQTEPFSAGHGHTGDDANAITYRGRVTLQDRLSKCSLDQESLNFLGFLTRKLEAMLVEHVGATDEDGFINSPATFYGSKVIGFSALLPPSETSPSVATQGLMHILTLATKGFLSVRQEDYEDRSTRYHVRYEFGEIFLQLSEM; via the exons ATGTTTTACAGTCATGAAA TGCTCACGTCGCCCGACCATGGGGTCGCCACGATATG GCTGGTCGCAACCCTGGGGTCAAGGTCCATTAGCAAAAAGCTCAATAGAAAGGCTATATTGGATGTCGACGTTCCGAAAGCTTGTCATGTTATAATGGACCCGGAGGCGCCAATGGCGCTGAGGCTTCAGGGCAATCTGCT CTATGGAGTCTCACGAGTGTACAGCCAACAGTGTGGCTATGCTCTTACGGATGTCCAAGCAATGCACGATAAAATGCGGACACTGCTGAAAGTTCTACCCGGGGGTGGGCTTGATCCAACTGCTGGAAAGTCTAG GCCCGATCAGCTTATCCTACCTTACGACCCGTCCTTCTTGCCAGAGAGCGATCTTCCCGGGATGGGAATGGATCTTTCTAGACTTTGCCTGCCCTTTGATACTGCTACAAGTCAGCATTCCGACCTCCTATGGCCGAACACCCCAGACCTCAGCCAGTCTGCTCTTTCAGGGAGCCCTGGTCTACGATTTAGTTTCTCATTCGATAATATGATACTGAAGGATGGTGGTGGAATTGACTCCGAAACCAATGTACCCAGCTCTGTCCAAAGAAGTATCGATCTGGGCGGCCTCGCAGCTACAACCTTCGCTGAGGAAGGTGGTATCCTTCTTCAGCCTGACTTTGAGTTTGACGAGGATGGCAATCTCATCGAGCTTGGAGAGGCGCATCACCAAACGGCAAAGGGAAGAATGAGTCGACGCGCCAGTGAAGCACCACTCCAGAGTGAAGCGGCAAATATTGGTTTGTATGATCCCACATTTGACTATCAG TCGATGCCCATCGATGAAAGAATAGAGACCACCATCAAGCATCAGGATGGTAGGCCAGTCCATGCCAGTCGAGCTACTAGAAGACGCCGCAGTGAGTCTGAATCAACCGACGAGCTTAACCTTATTACAGATGAGGCCGTGGCGGCTATGCCCCAGAAACGGCGAGCCCCTAGATTACAAACATTAGATGACCGAACTGCCTTGAGAAACACAGATCTGGGTAATATGAACAGCGATTATGTGCAGAACATGGCTATAGCTTCGAAGCAGAAACGGCAGAATAAGCTTCCAACGCAAGCAAAAAAGAATGCCATCTACTGGGTTTTCGGCCAAGGAATTGGTTCAGTTGGGATTGGCTTGGGTGCATCCCAAGTACCACATCCTTTGCAGCAGTTCTCGGGAGAAGAACTCTATGCTGCCCTAAACCCAACTGTAAGACATAAAGGGCGCAAGCGGAGTCGTCTTCCTAGTGATGAGAGTGAAGACTCTGATGTGCGCCGTGTCCGTGCCAGagaagaatatgaagaaCAAGTCGGTCGAGGTGGGGTAGTGGATGGACATGACATTTGGCAAGAT GTTGAAATTGGTCGCCATGCGCCGTCCGTCTTTCGCGATGACAACTCATTCTCATCTCAGATGCCATGGAATATCACAGCATCTGTTCAGAGCTCTCAGCACGGGTCATCTGCTGCAAGTGGCCTCCGGGGAGTAGCAAATGTGAGCGATCCTTCGGCTTCACGAGGCAGGGACACCACTGCATCTCACCTGGTGGGACGCGGACGGTCACGCAACCGTCTAACTAGCGCAAGTCCCCTTGCCGGCAGAGGTTTCCCCTTCGACGCAGAGGCCTTCGACCGCTTGGTGCTACCCGGAGATGATGACATGGACGTCATGAGTGACTTTGACCTAAGTCAATATCTACAGACTGAACCATTCAGCGCTGGCCACGGACACACTGGAGATGACGCTAACGCAATCACGTACCGTGGTCGGGTGACCCTTCAAGATCGCCTATCAAAGTGCAGCCTGGACCAAGAAAGCCTGAACTTCCTCGGGTTTCTAACAAGGAAGCTCGAGGCCATGCTCGTGGAACATGTTGGAGCAACGGATGAAGACGGTTTCATCAACTCACCAGCCACTTTTTATGGCAGCAAAGTAATTGGTTTTTCAGCACTTTTGCCACCGTCAGAAACCTCCCCTTCTGTAGCCACTCAGGGTTTGATGCATATACTTACACTTGCAACTAAAGGTTTCTTATCGGTCCGCCAGGAGGATTATGAAGACCGGAGCACTCGGTATCATGTTCGATATGAGTTTGGAGAGATCTTTCTACAGCTGTCAGAGATGTAA
- a CDS encoding uncharacterized protein (of unknown function-domain containing protein), giving the protein MRSTFVFIACITAYSFAAPAFFDNAYNFSNDLSEYLGRVSKHIEHSKDILNTATCDTSSVELPAQASGLPSPSDQKLLYVALGRGTQNYTCATPSSNSTPVAIGAVANLYNATCIAGSFSDMINMLPNIAYRIPMPSSESDRLPPANLDLMGHHFFDGSTPVFNLDTTTTHQYGIARTKKEAQVDAPSNAIQGNNGAVAWLYLSATSGSVGDYSGVYRVDTAAGSPPKTCKDMPSEFTVDYAANYYFYGKR; this is encoded by the exons ATGCGTTCAACATTTGTATTCATTGCCTGTATAACGGCATACTCTTTTGCGGCACCGGCATTCTTCGACAATGCATACAACTTCTCAAACGACCTATCTGAGTACCTGGGGAGAGTGAGCAAGCATATCGAGCACTCCAAGGACATACTCAACACGGCCACGTGCGACACATCCAGCGTTGAACTGCCGGCACAGGCGTCCGGGTTACCCTCTCCCTCAGATCAGAAGCTTCTATACGTCGCACTTGGGCGCGGTACACAG AACTATACCTGTGCGACACCATCTTCAAACTCGACGCCTGTAGCTATTGGCGCTGTTGCAAACCTCTACAACGCTACTTGCATCGCAGGAAGCTTCTCGGATATGATTAACATGCTACCGAATATAGCATACAGGATACCCATGCCAAGCAGTGAATCCGATCGCCTTCCACCGGCAAACCTTGATCTGATGGGCCACCACTTCTTTGACGGCTCAACCCCCGTGTTTAACCTTGACACCACGACAACACACCAGTATGGCATTGCacgaacaaagaaagaggcGCAGGTTGACGCGCCGTCGAATGCCATTCAAGGGAACAACGGGGCCGTTGCATGGCTTTATCTCTCAGCCACGAGTGGCTCGGTAGGGGACTATTCCGGCGTATACCGGGTTGACACTGCTGCGGGATCGCCGCCGAAGACATGTAAGGACATGCCATCGGAGTTTACTGTTGATTATGCTGCAAACTACTACTTTTATGGAAAACGGTGA
- a CDS encoding rRNA 2'-O-methyltransferase fibrillarin (unnamed protein product) — MGFGAPRGRGGPPGGRGGRGGFGGGRGGGRGGLGSASRGRGGPRGGGRGGRGGPPGRGGRGGRGGARGGAKGGAKGGAKVVIEPHRHAGIFVARGGKEDLLVTKNLTPGEAVYGEKRIAVETPTEDGTTTKTEYRVWNPFRSKLAAGVLGGLDDIYMKPGSKVLYLGSASGTSVSHVADIVGPTGNVYAVEFSHRSGRDLIGMATHRTNVVPIVDDARHPLRYRMLVPMVDVIFADVAQPDQARIVGLNAHMFLKEGGGVIVSVKANCIDSTAKPEVVFTREVQKMREERIKPKEQLTLEPFERDHCIVAGIYKRSA; from the exons ATGGGCTTCGGTGCTCCTCGCGGACGTGGTGGACCCCCTGGTGGACGTGGTGGACGTGGTGGATTCGGCGGTGGCCGTGGTGGTGGCAGAG GCGGACTCGGAAGTGCTTCTCGTGGCCGTGGTGGACCCCGCGGTGGAGGTCGTGGTGGACGTGGCGGCCCTCCTGGACGTGGTGGTCGCGGTGGCCGTGGTGGCGCTCGCGGCGGTGCTAAGGGTGGTGCTAAGGGTGGTGCCAAGGTCGTCATT GAACCCCACCGTCATGCCGGTATCTTCGTCGCTCGTGGCGGTAAGGAAGATTTGCTCGTCACTAAGAACCTGACCCCCGGAGAGGCTGTCTACGGCGAGAAGCGCATTGCTGTTGAAACCCCTACTGAGGATGGTACCACTACCAAGACCGAGTACCGTGTCTGGAACCCTTTCCGTTCCAAGCTTGCTGCCGGTGTCTTGGGTGGTCTCGATGATATCTACATGAAGCCTGGCTCTAAGGTTCTGTACCTTGGTTCTGCCAGCGGTACCTCCGTCAGTCACGTTGCTGATATTGTTGGACCTACTGGTAACGTCTACGCCGTCGAGTTCTCTCACCGTTCTGGTCGTGACCTGATCGGCATGGCCACCCACCGTACCAACGTCGTCCCCATTGTTGATGACGCACGTCACCCCCTCCGTTACCGTATGCTGGTACCTATGGTTGACGTTATCTTCGCCGATGTTGCCCAGCCCGACCAGGCTCGTATTGTTGGCCTGAACGCTCACATGTTCCTCAAGGAGGGTGGTGGTGTCATCGTCTCCGTCAAGGCCAACTGTATCGACAGTACCGCCAAGCCTGAGGTTGTTTTCACCCGCGAAGtccagaagatgagagaggagaggatcAAGCCCAAGGAGCAGTTGACTCTGGAGCCTTTCGAACGTGATCACTGTATCGTTGCTGGTATCTACAAGCGTTCTGcataa
- a CDS encoding nucleoside-diphosphate-sugar epimerase (unnamed protein product) gives MSIIITGANGYVGQELASALLSSSPDITVTLTDIVTPAIPAAAAAQHTSRVKCVQADLTLPKVVDEMFTESHRFDTVYLLHGIMSSGSEANFELGMRVNLDATRYILDRLRAVMPGVKVVFTSSLAVYGLASAGFVIDETNFPPVPSSSYGSQKLIIETLLNDYSRRGFLDGRAVRLPTVTVRAGQPTQAASSFASDIIREPFNGKKAILPVSKETEMWICSPYTVVKNLLHAKDIPKEAFGESRSVNLPGLKVSIQEMLDALEEIGGKERRALVEEKYDAAIDKIVQTWTPNFKTDRAIKLGFAEDVPMIENIRQYASRFA, from the coding sequence ATGTCGATTATCATTACCGGCGCAAACGGCTACGTGGGCCAGGAATTGGCTTCCGCCCTCCTTTCGAGCTCCCCTGATATTACTGTAACGCTCACAGACATTGTCACACCGGCCATTCccgctgctgccgctgctcAACATACGTCGCGAGTGAAATGTGTACAAGCGGATCTCACCTTGCCGAAGGTGGTTGACGAGATGTTTACCGAGTCTCACCGTTTCGACACCGTCTACCTGCTACACGGAATCATGTCCAGCGGCTCCGAAGCGAACTTCGAGCTGGGCATGCGGGTCAACCTCGATGCCACCCGATATATCCTAGACCGACTTCGGGCCGTTATGCCCGGAGTGAAAGTGGTATTTACATCCAGCTTGGCGGTTTATGGTCTTGCCTCTGCTGGGTTCGTCATCGATGAAACAAACTTCCCTCCTGTGCCGTCGTCCTCCTACGGATCGCAGAAACTCATCATTGAGACATTGTTGAACGATTACTCGAGGAGGGGCTTTTTGGATGGTAGAGCAGTGCGTCTTCCAACAGTCACTGTTCGAGCTGGCCAGCCCACGCAGGCTGCGAGCAGCTTTGCAAGTGATATTATCCGGGAGCCGTTTAACGGGAAGAAGGCGATTCTTCCGGTCAGTAAGGAAACGGAGATGTGGATCTGTTCTCCTTATACGGTGGTGAAGAATCTCTTGCATGCTAAGGATATTCCGAAGGAGGCCTTTGGGGAGTCGAGGTCTGTTAATCTCCCCGGATTGAAGGTTAGTATTCAGGAAATGCTGGATGCGCTGGAGGAGATTGGTGGTAAGGAACGAAGAGCattggtggaggagaagtACGATGCCGCTATTGATAAGATTGTGCAAACGTGGACACCTAATTTCAAGACGGATCGTGCGATCAAATTGGGATTTGCGGAGGATGTTCCTATGATTGAGAATATCAGGCAATATGCGAGTCGGTTTGCGTGA